One window from the genome of Malus domestica chromosome 01, GDT2T_hap1 encodes:
- the LOC103439499 gene encoding metalloendoproteinase 2-MMP-like, with product MPAMASKTASVCVVFCFLIFVLLSQRTLAKPTDPHGHQHDSFKFIQHLEGCHKGQNVSGLQELKKYFTKFGYLNYDHSKHANDDEFDDLLESAIKSYQKSFHLNVTGSLDTTTVKRMMVPRCGVPDVVNGTRKGTKKHNRKLKSIHGVSHYEFFFPGPLRWPPTKTHLRYRFASSASQVPGTENVRSICAQAFQRWAQVTSFTFEEVPATSSADITIGFHRGAHGDTAPFDGFKGVLAHANPPTGGNFHFDADEKWSANPGPDELDLESVAVHEIGHLLGLDHDLDLPDAIMYPEFSYGIVKRDLTRDDIDGIRALYGLQ from the coding sequence ATGCCAGCAATGGCCTCGAAAACCGCCTCGGTTTGCGTAGTCTTTTGCTTCTTGATCTTTGTGTTGCTGTCTCAGAGAACTCTTGCAAAACCTACTGATCCCCATGGTCATCAGCATGATTCCTTCAAGTTCATCCAACACTTGGAGGGATGCCACAAGGGTCAAAACGTCAGTGGGTTGCAAGAGCTCAAAAAATACTTCACCAAATTCGGCTACTTGAATTATGATCACTCAAAACACGCCAACGACGATGAGTTTGATGACCTTCTAGAGTCCGCCATCAAGTCATACCAAAAAAGCTTCCACTTAAATGTAACCGGAAGTCTAGACACTACCACGGTGAAACGAATGATGGTGCCAAGATGTGGTGTGCCAGATGTTGTCAATGGCACGCGAAAGGGAACCAAAAAGCACAACCGCAAGCTCAAGTCCATCCATGGAGTTTCTCATTATGAGTTCTTCTTCCCTGGTCCGCTAAGATGGCCACCTACGAAAACCCATTTGAGATATCGCTTTGCTTCGAGTGCAAGCCAAGTCCCCGGCACAGAGAATGTGAGGTCTATATGTGCACAAGCATTTCAGAGATGGGCACAAGTGACCAGTTTCACATTTGAGGAAGTGCCTGCTACTTCATCAGCTGACATTACCATTGGCTTTCACCGGGGCGCCCATGGAGATACGGCCCCATTTGACGGCTTCAAAGGGGTTTTAGCACACGCGAATCCGCCTACAGGTGGTAATTTCCATTTTGATGCAGATGAGAAGTGGAGTGCCAATCCAGGACCCGATGAGCTAGACTTGGAATCCGTCGCTGTGCACGAAATCGGTCATCTTCTAGGACTTGATCACGATCTTGACCTCCCCGATGCGATCATGTATCCCGAATTTTCTTATGGGATTGTAAAACGTGATTTGACTAGGGATGACATTGATGGAATACGTGCTTTGTATGGTTTACAGTAG
- the LOC103439498 gene encoding monocopper oxidase-like protein SKU5, producing MAWPSVDRRPWLIIVPATLFIFFALAVSAEDIFLDWHVTLDTSIKPASVDQPVIAINGQFPGPLINGTTNDMFHVNVFNEMDEPLLITWNGIQQRLNSWQDGVSGTNCPILPGNNWTYMFQFKDQIGTFSYFPSLSFQKAGGAFGAIRVNNRPVIQVPFRKPEAEFDLLIGDWYERSYKEVRSLMSTKSMAYNSTPDKILMNGKGAYLVPPTEIHESLNVTKGKTYRIRISNVGTAWSFNFRIQNHRMVLVETEGSYTNQITLDSLDVHVGQSYSVLVTADQTVSDYYMVASPKMFNATDVNKFGIGVLHYDNSTTPASGSLPTGPDPFDREFSINQAKSIRWNLTTGAARPNPQGSFNVHNVTLSQTFILHASIAEIFGLAQFTVNNVSYLAPDTPLKLADQFLNGSGIYDLDKFSTNSSNVESVRGVFVATGTHKGWIELVFQNDLEDMDAWHLDGFGFFVVGFGTGKWKPESRSSYNLYDPVVRSTVQVYPGGWSAVYAYLDNPGMWNLRSQRLKNWYLGEELYVRVYDADPNPAKERPPPSNLLLCGAFAPFAPGAPLAPSPPAGPPPKPSKAPSLQTAAG from the exons ATGGCATGGCCTAGTGTTGATCGTCGTCCATGGCTGATCATTGTTCCTGCAACTCTTTTCATATTCTTTGCGCTAGCTGTTTCTGCTGAGGATATTTTTCTTGACTGGCACGTCACTCTTGACACAAGTATCAAACCGGCATCCGTCGACCAACCG GTTATCGCCATCAACGGGCAGTTTCCGGGGCCGCTAATCAATGGCACAACCAATGATATGTTTCATGTCAACGTGTTTAATGAAATGGATGAACCGCTTCTCATAACTTG GAATGGCATACAACAAAGACTAAACTCTTGGCAAGATGGAGTATCAGGCACAAACTGTCCTATTCTTCCTGGCAACAACTGGACTTATATGTTCCAGTTCAAAGATCAAATTGGCACTTTTTCCTACTTCCCTTCCCTCAGCTTCCAGAAAGCCGGAGGAGCTTTTGGTGCGATTCGTGTCAATAATCGTCCAGTTATCCAAGTACCATTTCGGAAACCAGAAGCAGAATTTGATCTTCTCATTGGTGACTGGTACGAAAGAAGCTACAAG GAAGTTAGGTCCTTGATGAGCACCAAGTCCATGGCATACAACAGCACTCCTGATAAAATTTTAATGAATGGAAAAGGTGCATATTTGGTACCTCCTACAGAAATCCATGAGTCCTTAAATGTTACAAAAG GGAAGACTTACAGAATTAGGATATCGAATGTTGGGACTGCATGGAGCTTCAATTTTAGGATTCAAAATCACAGAATGGTTTTGGTTGAAACAGAAGGATCctatacaaatcaaattacattggACTCTCTTGATGTTCATGTTGGGCAGTCCTACTCTGTGCTTGTCACAGCTGACCAAACTGTTTCGGACTATTACATGGTGGCAAGTCCTAAAATGTTCAATGCCACAGATGTGAACAAATTTGGCATTGGTGTACTGCACTATGATAACTCTACCACACCTGCCAGTGGGTCTCTTCCAACTGGTCCTGATCCGTTTGATCGAGAATTCTCCATCAATCAAGCTAAGTCCATCAG GTGGAACTTGACCACAGGGGCTGCAAGGCCTAATCCACAAGGATCCTTCAATGTTCATAACGTTACACTGTCACAAACATTCATCCTTCATGCATCCATAGCAGAGATTTTTGGTTTAGCTCAGTTTACAGTCAATAATGTGTCTTACTTGGCCCCAGACACACCACTAAAGTTGGCTGATCAGTTTCTCAATGGGTCGGGAATTTACGATCTTGATAAATTTTCTACCAATTCTTCGAATGTTGAATCCGTACGTGGAGTTTTTGTTGCCACGGGGACACATAAAGGGTGGATAGAACTTGTTTTCCAGAATGATTTGGAGGATATGGATGCTTGGCATTTGGACGGATTTGGATTCTTTGTTGTTGG CTTTGGAACTGGAAAATGGAAGCCTGAGTCGCGCTCTAGTTACAACCTCTATGATCCGGTCGTGCGATCTACTGTGCAAGTGTACCCGGGCGGATGGAGTGCAGTTTATGCATACCTTGATAACCCAGGAATGTGGAATTTGAGGTCACAACGCTTGAAAAATTGGTATTTGGGGGAAGAGCTTTATGTGAGAGTGTATGATGCCGATCCAAACCCTGCCAAGGAAAGGCCTCCTCCATCTAACCTCCTCCTATGTG GAGCGTTTGCTCCTTTTGCCCCAGGTGCTCCACTTGCTCCTTCTCCGCCTGCAGGTCCGCCACCGAAGCCATCTAAGGCACCATCTTTGCAAACAGCAGCAGGGTAA